TGAAATCCGGACGCCGATGAATGCCATCATAGGGCTTTCGCAGCTTATGGAGAACACCGATCTGTCCTCCAAGCAGAGGGACTACGTGAGGAAAATCATCAGCTCCGCAAAGCACCTTCTTGGCCTCATCAACGACATCCTCGACTATTCCAAGATCGAGGCGAGAGAAATGGATTTGGATAATCGACCATTCGATCTGAATGAAATTCTTCATAATCTGTCCAATTTGTTCTCGCTGAAGGCGGAAGAAAAGGGGCTGGAGTTCTTATTCGACGTCGAAACTACGACGCCACATCAATTGGTCGGCGACCAGCTTCGATTGAGCCAAGTAATTGTAAACTTGACGAACAACGCGATGAAATTCACTGAAAAAGGGCACATCATATTCTCGATAAGATCGGAGGAGTTGGATTCCGAGCGACTCAGGCTGAAATTAGAGGTTCGGGACACCGGGATCGGGATGACGCAGGCACAGATGGACAAGCTGTTCAAGCCCTTTTCACAGGCGGATTCCTCGGTAAGCAGGCAGTTCGGGGGCACGGGGCTCGGTCTCACCATCAGCAAACAGCTCGTCGAGATGATGGGCGGCAAGATCTCCGTCACAAGCGAACCAGGCAGAGGGAGTTCATTCTGTTTCGACGTCGTGATGAACTACGACGACCAGCATCGGAACGCCTTGACCCTGTCTCCGGAACTGCAGGGGTTGAAGGTCCTGGTCGTCGACGACAACGAAGCCGCCAGGGATATTATCCGTAACATGCTGGAGTCGTTCCGTTTCACCGTGTACGAGGCAACGTCCGGAGACGAAGCCCTCCGTATGATCGAGAGCCGGCAGATCGAACCTCAGCTGATAGTGCTCGACTATATGATGCCCGGGATGAACGGGTTGGATACGGTAAAAAGCCTCAGAAAGTCCGGGGTCGCCGTAAGCATCCCGGAGATAATGATGCTCTCCGCCTTTGCCAAGGAGGATGTGAAGCTCGACGCCAAACACCTGGGCGTCGAAAAGTTCTTGGACAAGCCCGTTAATCCGTCTTACCTGTTTGACACGATCATGGAGATCTTCGGATTGCAGAGCCGAAGGACGGGCACCTTCGTCAAGGCCGACAAGCTGGTGGACGTCGGATGCATTCAGGGTGCCGAGATCATACTGGCCGAGGACAACGAGATCAACCAGCAGGTCGCATATGAGCTTCTGACTCATGCCGGATTGACCGTCACGATCGCGAACAACGGATTGGAAGTGCTGGAGCTCCTCGAATCCTCCGACGAGCATCGTTACGACTTGATCCTGATGGATGTCCAGATGCCGGTCATGGACGGACGAACCGCCACCATGAAGATCCGCAGGATGGACAATCCGTACAGAGACATTCCGATCGTTGCCATGACGGCCCATGCGATCAGCACGGAGATCGAAAAAAACCTGGCCTGCGGCATGGACGACCAGGTGAACAAGCCGATTGAGATCAGCAACCTCTTTAAAGCCTTGGTCAAGTACATTCCCCCGAAGGCCGCCGAGAGCGGACAGCTCTTCTTGCAGGACCTGGTCGGAGCGGGCGAGACGAGCGGCGCTGCCATTCAGATAGCCGGAATTGACGTGGCAGACGGCATGAACCGGATATTGAACGACGAGAAGATGTATGTCGACCTGCTGAGGTCCTTCTGCGACCATTACTCCGACGCCATGAACGAAATATCCTCCAACAGCGAGGCCGGGCGTCTCGACGTGAACGAGCGGCTCGTGCATACGATCAAGGGCA
This DNA window, taken from Synergistaceae bacterium, encodes the following:
- a CDS encoding response regulator, which translates into the protein MELWGATAEYLNDKIPHHEFFIVPLAFDEINESVERREVDFVLVNPSIYIELEVKYGVSRLLTLKNQLLGEEMIHFGGAIFARAENTEVNTLEDIKGKSFVAVDKESFGGWQMQWKEFLDHGIDPYKDFTKVDFAGTQDQTVFRVLNGEYDAGAARTGILEQMAEEGKIIISDIKIINRCTGCGFPFLHSTQIYPKWPVARLTHVDGDLAHEVALAMMEMKPDDRAAKMANIAGWTVPQNYVGLNNTLKALRIRPYENYGQITVKDIIIQYKWFLLILNIGIVLAAFFMLRLLSLREELRHALALSKEMEKKAEDANAAKGDFLAHMSHEIRTPMNAIIGLSQLMENTDLSSKQRDYVRKIISSAKHLLGLINDILDYSKIEAREMDLDNRPFDLNEILHNLSNLFSLKAEEKGLEFLFDVETTTPHQLVGDQLRLSQVIVNLTNNAMKFTEKGHIIFSIRSEELDSERLRLKLEVRDTGIGMTQAQMDKLFKPFSQADSSVSRQFGGTGLGLTISKQLVEMMGGKISVTSEPGRGSSFCFDVVMNYDDQHRNALTLSPELQGLKVLVVDDNEAARDIIRNMLESFRFTVYEATSGDEALRMIESRQIEPQLIVLDYMMPGMNGLDTVKSLRKSGVAVSIPEIMMLSAFAKEDVKLDAKHLGVEKFLDKPVNPSYLFDTIMEIFGLQSRRTGTFVKADKLVDVGCIQGAEIILAEDNEINQQVAYELLTHAGLTVTIANNGLEVLELLESSDEHRYDLILMDVQMPVMDGRTATMKIRRMDNPYRDIPIVAMTAHAISTEIEKNLACGMDDQVNKPIEISNLFKALVKYIPPKAAESGQLFLQDLVGAGETSGAAIQIAGIDVADGMNRILNDEKMYVDLLRSFCDHYSDAMNEISSNSEAGRLDVNERLVHTIKGNSGTLGAKELYLSAGKLEEGFRNRTVSDSDIADFSRDLDVVLNGIQDFLSGYRPPEEKSIDLDPEQLKKAIRTLHQQLRSYNSDALDTVDLIVRMNPDEEKAKWRDIRALVDDLQFDSALQQLVLTTESMGLALEEMS